In Flavobacterium piscisymbiosum, the sequence TACAGTATCATTTGCTGTTGAGGTACTTTCTGCCTTTGCATAGTCCTGACTATAAGTAGCAATGCTTATAAAAGATAAAACGAGTAATAAATTATATCTCATGGTATTTATTTAGATTGAATAAAGATAAGTTTTTGCAAATATAAGTGCAGTTAGATGTTTTAACAAAATATATTGATAGATTTTCTTACTTAAAACTTGATTAGTTTTGTCTTAAGATTCGCTTAAGATTTTGCTTTGTTGAATTTAATTATATATAAATAAAGTGCATATTTCAGTCTGAATATTTCTGTTGTAATGATTATCAGCATAAAAAAAACCTTGCTTAAAAGAACAAGGTTTGTAATAGTATAATAAGTTGACATAAATGAACTATTTTACAGTAATTAAATATGTAGCCATTTTCCAGATTTCGTCGTATTTTTTACCGTTATGTTCTCCGGCAGCTTTTTCTGTATAAGCAAATTCTACCATGTAATTTCCTGGCCAGATTGGTGTAAATGAAATTTCTCCGTTTTCATTACTCCATAATTCTTTTTCCCAGCCATTTGGAGCTATTACTTTCATTTTTTGCTCTTTGGCAACCTTAGCTTCGTACAAAGCATTTACATTCACTTTTGTTTTTTGTTTTGCAGTTGTAGCATCTTTAGAAAATAAACTAATCACGTTTGTGTTTGCAATAGCTTCGTTTCCTTTTGCAGCATTTCCTACTGTAACCGTTGCACTTGAGTTATAATCTAAAACCATAGTTCCGTAAACATCTTTTACTTTGTGGTGCATCACGATAGTATAAACTCCATCTTCATCCGGAGTAAAAAATGCCTGGTATTTATTATCTAAAGCTTTAGAAGTAAGTTTCGTTTCTTTTTTTGAAGGTGAAACCAATACTAAAGTAAAATCTTTTAGATCCGAAAACCATTTGTCTGCTTTTGTAATGTCATTATCTGAAAATTCTCCAAAATAAACTGAAATTTCCTGTGCTTTTCCTTTTGTACCAGTCGCTTTAGTTTCGATCCAAAGTGCGTGAGCAAATAATTGTGGACTTGCAACTAACATTAAAAGTAAAAATGTTATTGTTTTTAAAGTTTTAGATTTCATAAGATGAAGTTTAAATTTTATTAGTATTAATATTTTTCACAAACTTAAGTCTTATTTAGAATAATTAAAAATAAAACTTAAAAAAAAGATTTTTTTGGAATAATACCAACCAAAAAGCACCTCCGGATTAGAGATGCTTTTGATAAAAAGTATTTTAAAATTTCAAGGTTAAATTTACTAATATGTTTGATGGAGTTTGTGCCATTCCATATGAGTCCCAATATTCTTTGTTGCTGATGTTATTAAATTTAACACCAATTCTCCATGTTGGTCTGTCATAAAATACAGTTGCATTATAAACAGAATAAGAAGGAACGTAGAAGCTTTCATCTTCAAATTTATATTGTTTGTCTACATAGTTACCTCCAAAACCAACACCTAAATCTTTTAGTTTGTTTTGAAATTTATAAGAAAGCCAAAAGTTAACCACATTCTCCGGGGCACTACTGGCTTTGTTTCCTTCGATAGTTTCATCTGAAGATTTTATGATACGATTATCATTATAAGCATAACCAATCATAGTGTTTAAACCTTCGACAGGATTAGCAATAAATTCGAAATCCAGACCTTTACTGACTTGTTTACCATCCTGAATACTAAATCCGTCAGGAGTTGTTCTTGTCGCATTATCGATAGTAATGTTGTAATAACTTAATGTAGTGCTTAATTTTTTATTGAATGCTTCTACTTTTACACCTCCCTCATATTGGTTGGCATAAACTGGTTTTAAGATTAACAAGCTTCCGTCTGGCTGATTTACCGGACCTGAATTTTGAAAACCATTCATGTAATTTCCAAATAAAGAAACCTGATCTTTAACCACTTCATAAACCAAACCTAATTTTGGCGATAAAGCAGTTTGGTTATATCCTTCGACATCTACAAGTTTTTTCTGAACGAAGTTGTCCAGACGAAGACTTAACATGGCCGATAAACGATCTGTAAAACTGATCACATCTGAGGCATAAACACTAAATATTTGCTCGTCCGGAACTGGCCATGTAAGTTGAGACAAAGCAGCGTCAACTTGTTTTTTTCGAATAGGCGCAAAAGGTTTTGTTACATCAATAGTGTCCAGAACCGGTGTTGCACCATAATTAAAAGTACCTTTTGAAAATCTGTAATTTACACCTAACAATAATTTATGTTTGATGCTTCCGGTAGAAAACTGGCCATTAATGTTTTCTTGTATATTGGTAAACTGATTGGATATTGGTCCAAAACGGGATACACTTCTTTGTACTTCTGTTGGCGAACTCCATAAGGTATAATACTGATAACTGCGATCTACATTTTCGTCTATAAAAGAGTAAAGTGTGGTAGATTTCCAGTTTTCTGCCAATTGATATTCTGCCTGAACAAAAACTTTTGACGATGAGGTTTTGGCATCAAGATCATCGTGAAATAAACTTTTTCTGTAGTCTATCTTTAAATCTGTTGGGTTTGTAATTCCCGGAGCATAAGAACGTCCGTAAGTAGGGCGTGTGTTGTTTACATTGTAGACTTCAGTATCAATACTTAAGGTTAGTTTATCTGTTGCTTTATAAATAATACTTGGCGCAATCAGCAATGTTTTATTAAAACCATAGTCTAAGAAACTTTTTTCAGTATTTACTGATGTGTTTAATCGAAACAATACTTTATTATCCTGTGTTAACGGAGTATTAATATCAAGCGCAAGTCTGTTCAATCCAAAACTTCCTCCAGTATAAGATACTTCTGTTTTTTTACCTTCAAAAGGTTTTTTGGTAACTAAATTTACAACCCCTCCAAAAGACGAAACAGAAGATCCGAATAAAGTTCCTGATGGTCCTTTTAGCACTTCGATACGTTCTGCATTATCAATAGAAATAGAGCTTCGGCCTGTCATGTTTTCCATTCCGTTTCGGGCATTAACACCTGTACTAAATCCTCTGAAAGAAATTTCAAGTCCGCCTGATGGATAAATTTTTGTGGTTACACCAGGTGCATTTACAACTGCGCTCCTAATGTCAACAGCAATTTGTTCCTGCAAAAGTTCTTTCTGAATCACGCTGTAAACCTGCGGATTTTCCAGATTTTTTAGCGGCATTCTTGCGACGTAATCTGTTTTTTTAGATAAGATGCTTTTCTTTCCATTTACCACAACTTCGTGTAATTCCTTATTAGAAACTTTCAGTTGAAGATTAATGGTTGAGGTTTCACTTTCTGCTACAATAACTTCCTGTTCAGTAGTTTCGTAACCCGTTAGAGATATTTGTAGCGTATAAGTATTCGCTCTTACTCTGTTTAGTTCAAAAGTCCCGTCATCATTGGTAGTTGTAACGTATTTGGAGCTTTTTAGAATAATATTTACACCGGCAGCCGCGTCGCCTTCAGAAGTTGTTATTGTACCTTTTATTTTTCCGAAATTTTGTTGTGCAAATGAACAAAAAACCGAGAATAGTAAGCTGATTGTGAATAGAAAACGATAGGTTTTCAGAGTAGTATATTTCATTTTAAAATTAAATTTGGTTAAGGTTGTTGTTTTTATTTAGAATGAATAAAAACAGTGCAAATGTAGAAATTAATATTTCTTTAACAAATTTTATAAAGAATGATTTAATGCCCTTTTTGTTATATTTAGATAAACATTTTATAGTAAACATGAAGAAAGAGAAGCAATTGACTTAAATTTCTCACTTTTATTAAAAAATCTGAAAAGGATAGAAGTTACACTTCAAAAGACTTAATTTTGCAGTCTGAAAAAATGCTTCATGATTTTACCTTTCTTAAAAAAAATACAAAACACGCCCAGAGGATTTAGAATAGCTAATACTGTATTTTTTTTCCTTTCCGGATTTGGATATTCTTCCTGGGTTTCCAGAATTCCGCATATAAAAGCACAGTTAAATTTATCCGAAGCTGAATTTGGAACTGTTTTATTTGCTTTTCCAATTGGTTTAATGCTAACAATGCCTTTTACAGGAAGATTATTAAATAAATACAGCAGCCGTTATGTCATGTTGTTAGGAGCAGTGATGTTTAATATTGTTCTTGCTTTACCCGGTTTGGCTGGTTTTGTGTGGCAGTTGGTGATTATACTTTTAATTTTTGGAGCTTCCCGTAATATTTTTAATTTATCTATTAATGCACAATCGCTCGAGGTTCAAAAATTATATCCGCAATCGATTATAACCCGTTTTCATGCCGTTTGGAGTATTGCGGTTTTTTCGGGAGCAGGTTTGGGTTATGTAATGGTATCCAGACATATTGCGCCATCGCATCACTTATTAGGTGTAAGTATTTTGATGATGGGACTTACGGCTTGTTTTTATCCGCTAAGTATTCATAATGAGCCTGTACCGGTTAAAAAGAAATTCTTTTCGATGCCGGAAAAAAACCTGATCAAATTTGCTATAATATGCTTTGTCTCTATGGCTTGCGAAAATACAATGTATGATTGGAGTGGAATTTATTTTGAAAATATACTGCATGCTTCTCCAAACCTAACGAGTGCTGCATTTGTGTTTTTTGCCACAGCGGTAACTCTAGGACGTTTGTTTGGAGATTATGGTGTAATGAAATTTGGTACCAAACGAATCCTGCTTTATAGCGGTATTTTGATCACTTTAGGTTTTTTAACTTGCTTTCTGTTGCCTTTTGTTTATCCAACAATTTTCGGTTATGTATTAATAGGAGTTGGGGTTTCCTGCGTAGTTCCGTTAGTATTTGGTATTGCAGGAAGATCATCAAAATTAAGCAGCGGTTCTGCTTTAACCTCTATATCTACAATTGGTTATCTTGGGTTTTTATTGGTGCCGCCAATGGTGGGGTTTATCTCTGAATACTTAAGTATGAAATGGGCGTTTTTAGTAATGGCACTTTTGGGGATATTGATGATTTTTATGGTGAATAAGATTGGAGAGAATGAGTAACGAGGATTTGCCGCGAAAGCGCTAATTTTTTTGCCACGAAGGCTCGAAGACACTAGGTTTTTTTGAAAGATTTTGTAATTAAGGCGCTAAAGTTTGTTTTTTTGACTGGCTTAAGTTGCGATAAGTATTCTAAAATTTTGCTCTGAAAGAGCCTTAGCAATAGCATAGTGCGAAGCACTATGATGAAAAGTGACTATCGTTTTGCCCTGTAAGGGCAAAAGCCTAATTCTAAAGAAAACACTAATAATATTTTCTACGAATGTTATCTGTTCTACGAATCTAGAGGTCTGTTTGCTTTTGCCCTTTCAGGGCAATAGTCGCTTTGCTTTAGCTCATAGCACTGCGCAATACGCTTATGATTTTGGGCTTTCAGCCCATTTTTAGGATTTTCGAAGACTACGTGAATATTTTTTTATTTTAAACTGGACTGAAGTCCAGCTCTACAAAATGAATCGAACCTAAGGTTCTTTAAATACCAGCGTTCAGGTGAATAATAGTAATAAGAAGCTTTTTATAGTATAATCAAGATGTAGCTTATATAATTCATTCTCAAGGAATTTTAAAATAAGAAGCTTTTTATAAGTCTAATTAAGACGTAGCTTTAATATAATTCCTTCTAAGAAATTATAAGATAATCCAAAAAAAGAACCATAGGTTCGGCCAATATTGTAGAGCTGGACTTTAGTCCAGTCTAAAAAAAATCGATTATAATTATAAACGCTAAAAAAAGGAGAGATGTTATTTCTTCATCATAATAAAACGCTCCGTAGTCAATTTTCCTTGTAATTTTCCAGTAGCTTCAGCAGTGATAGTATTATCAGCACCTTTTGTATAAGTGATTTTTTGAGGATAATCGTGTTTTGGATTTTCGAAAACCAATTGTTTATCAGATTCCGCAGTTGATGGGAACGCAACAGATTTATCATCATTTTGACCTTTTACAGTTGCAAAATAAGTTAAAGATTCTCCTTTTTGAGCTAAGACAATACTTTCGAAATGTAAAGTATCTTTTCCTTTAATAAAATAAGATGATCCACTAAAAGTACTGTCGTTAAGTTTGGTCCAGTTTTCGGTTAAAGTACCATCAGGAGATTTATTTTCCCAGTTTCCGATAAGCCAATCTGCTATTTTGATTTTATCCTTTTCTACAGATTCTTTTTTCTGGCAAGAAACAACGGCTAATAAAAGCATTAAAAGAGTAATTTTCTGAAACATATTTATGGTTTTTGATGTTAAATTGAAAAGCTAAGATATTAAAAAAATGGTTGCCAGTAATTTCACAAATTAGCACGAATTATTATTCAAATGCTAAATGGAAAATTTTGTCTTGGATTGGAGGATTAAAATGATTTTTGTTTCACGCAGATTTAAAAAAGATTTAAGCAGATTCTCACAGATTTTTTAATCTAAATCAAAATTAAATCAGCCAAAATCTGCGTGAAACAAAAAATTCGCGCTAATTTGTGTAATTTGTGGTTAGAAAACTTTGTAAAAAATCATTTTAATTTAATCTGTGGCTAAAAAAAATTAAACACTTTCGCCTAAAATAGCATAAACCAGTTCTTTAGTCGGTTTTTGATCTTTTAGTTTCGCTCTGACATCATCAAAAGTCACTTTAAAATCACAACCCAATTTATAATCGCCACAACCATAAGCGGTTTTTCCTTTCATGATCGTTCCTTTTTTGCATTTTGGGCAAGTCAAGGCATCAGAATCAGCTGTTGCTGCTGGTTTTGCTTTTGGAGCTGTTTTTTTGACTTCTAATTTGAGTTTGTAATTTTCTTCAAAACGTATCAAACCTTCAACCGTTCCTTCATCGGTTTTAAAACCTTTTATGTTTACAGTTGATCCTTTCTGAACCAATCTTAGATATTGATTTTCGGATATTTTTTTCTCTGCAAAAACATTTGGCAATAGAAAATCGCAACCAGCTTTATAATTTCCACATCCGTAAGCTGATTTTCCTTTTATTAAAGTGGCTTTCTGGCATTTCGGACACGTTTCTGCCAAAATTCCTGCGGCTTTCTTTTTCTCGACTTTCACGATTTCTTTTTGAGTTGCAGTTGCATGCGAAATATTGGCGTGTCGGGTTTCACTTCGAACTTCGGTAACCAAAGCCTCGACCATTCGCTTCATGTTTTTTATGAATGCTCCGGCGGTATAAGTTCCTTTTTCGATATCTTTCAGTTGTTTCTCCCAGGAACCTGTAAGTTCAGCCGATTTGATCAATTCATTCTTAATCGTATCTATAAGCTGAATCCCGGTAGGAGTTGGTAAAACCTGTTTTTTATTTCGAACAATATACTGACGTTTAAAGAGTGTTTCGATAATATTCGCACGCGTAGACGGACGGCCAATACCGTTTTCTTTCATCAGTTCTCGTAAATCTTCGTCATCGACTTGTTTTCCTGCGGTTTCCATCGCACGTAGTAAAGTTGCCTCTGTAAACTGATTGGGTGGTTTGGTTTCTTTTTCTAAAAACGATGGTTCGTGCGGACCTTTTTCGCCGACAACAAAATTGGGTAATAAATCAGCTTCTTTTTCTTTTGCATTTGGATCTTCAAAAACAACACGAAACCCTTTTTTTAAGATCACTTTTCCGGTGGTCTTAAACATAACTTCGGCAGCTTTTCCAATTACTGTGGTGTTGGCAACCAGACAATCATCATAAAAAACAGCAATAAAACGTCTTGTAATAATATCGTAAACTTGCTGCTGATTGAATTGCAAATTGCTTTCTATTCCGGTTGGAATAATCGCGTGGTGATCCGTAACTTTTTTATCGTTGAAAACCTTAGGCGATTTTTTTATTTTTTTTCCTAAAAGCGGTTGCGTTAATTCGGCGTATTTGGATAATTTTTGCAGGATTCCCGGTACTTTTGGGTATATATCATTGGGTAAAAAGGTGGTGTCAACTCTGGGATACGTCACTACTTTTTGCTCGTACAAAGTCTGTACAATTTTAAGCGTTTCATCTGCCGAAAATCCAAATTTGGTATTACAATACACCTGTAAACCTGTTAAGTCAAATAGTTTTGGTGCATATTCGTTTCCGTTCTTTTTATCGACCGAAACAATTTCGAATTCACTTTCTTTGACTTTATTCGCCAAAAGTTCTCCATCTTCCTTTTTCAGGAAACGGCCTTCTTCATAGCTAAAAAGAGTTTCTCTGTATAAAGTCTGTAATTCCCAATAGGGTTGAGGTTTAAAGTTTTCGATTTCTTTCCAACGATCCACAACCATTGCCAATGTTGGCGTTTGCACGCGGCCAATAGACAATACCTGTTTGTATCCGCCATGTTTTACGGTATATAAACGTGTGGCATTCATACCCAATAACCAGTCGCCAATGGCTCTGGAGAATCCTGCGTAGAATAAATTATCGTAGTTTTCAGAAGGTTTTAAGTTTTCGAAACCTTCTTTTATCGCTTCGGTTGTTAAGGACGAAATCCATAAACGTTGTACTTCGCCTTTGTAATTGGCTTCGTTCATAACCCAACGCTGAATCAGTTCTCCTTCCTGCCCGGCATCCCCGCAATTGATGACCAATTCGGCTTTGTCGAACAAGCTTTTTACAATTTTAAACTGTTTTTGGATTCCTGAATTCTCAACGACTTTGGTTTCGAATTTCTCCGGAAGCATGGGTAAGTTATTCAAATCCCAGCTTTTCCAGTGTGGTTTATAATCGTTGGGTTCTTTTAAAGTACATAAATGCCCAAAAGTGTAAGTCACGGCATAACCGTTTCCTTCAAAATATCCATCGTGCTTGGTATTGGCTCCCAAAACGGATGCGATTTCACGTGCTACACTTGGTTTTTCAGCAATACATACCTTCATTTTTCTCCTTCGTTGTTTAAAAAGCGAAATTAGGGATTTAGAATTTGGTATCGAAATTATAAAGGGAGAAAGGTTTTTTTTAATCGCGCAAAGTCGCCAAGTTTTTGTTTGTTAAGTTTTTGAACTTTGCGTCTTTGCGCCTTTGCGTGAAATAATATTCTACATCACATTTTTTTAATCTTTCTTTCTTCTATCCGTAAGATATTTTCGAATTGGAATATCATAAAAAACCATTGTTAAATAAGCGATACCCACCAGAAAAATTGTTCCTGCAATAATAATAAAAGTCAATTGAGGCGTTTCGGGTTTGTATTTCGTGTAATAATTGGCGAATATCCACATGGCTGTGTAATGCGTCATGTACAGGGGATAAGATATTTTTCCGAAGAAGATGCACAGTTTTTTGAATCCTGGTGCCAAAGTAGCTCCGGCGCCCAATACGATCAATAACGGGAAATACAATACAACCACCAAAGGTTCTGTGAGCCAATTGAAATCTGAAAAAGGCAATACGAAAGCTAAAAGCAATAATACCGATAAACCAATAAATCCTAATTTCGATTTAATAATCCAATTCGAACGGTAAATGAGCATTCCGGCTAAAAACGAATACGAAATACGACCAAAACCATCCCAAAAAGTTTCTCCGCTCCATCCGCCCATTAGCGAACCTCCCGCACGCTGACTGACGAAACAAATTCCTGCAGCGGCTAAAATGGTTAGTAAAAACAGTAAACGACGACTTAGTTTATAAAGGAAAAGTGCATACAAAATATTAGCCACATATTCCCAAAACAAAGACCAGCCTGGCGCATTTAAACCAAATATATTGAAATAACGATCTGCCATAACCGGAAAAGGAATCAGGAAAACTGAAGCAAAAAAAATCAGAATTAGTTTGCCGGTTTCGTAGGTTTCAGGATGACCGCCAAACGGATCAAAAAGAAAAGCCAATAAACCCAATACAGAACCAAAAACAACCAAAGGATGTAATCTGATTAATCTTAATTTAAAAAAGTCAGTCAGTTTCATTTTACCAATCCGGTCATGATAGGCGTAGGCAATAACAAATCCGGAAAGACAGAAGAAAAAGTCGACCGCAAGAAAACCATGCGCAATAAAATTCTCGTTTGGCGGATGAACAATTTCCATAAAATGAAAAATGACAATCGCCACAGC encodes:
- a CDS encoding TonB-dependent receptor; this encodes MKYTTLKTYRFLFTISLLFSVFCSFAQQNFGKIKGTITTSEGDAAAGVNIILKSSKYVTTTNDDGTFELNRVRANTYTLQISLTGYETTEQEVIVAESETSTINLQLKVSNKELHEVVVNGKKSILSKKTDYVARMPLKNLENPQVYSVIQKELLQEQIAVDIRSAVVNAPGVTTKIYPSGGLEISFRGFSTGVNARNGMENMTGRSSISIDNAERIEVLKGPSGTLFGSSVSSFGGVVNLVTKKPFEGKKTEVSYTGGSFGLNRLALDINTPLTQDNKVLFRLNTSVNTEKSFLDYGFNKTLLIAPSIIYKATDKLTLSIDTEVYNVNNTRPTYGRSYAPGITNPTDLKIDYRKSLFHDDLDAKTSSSKVFVQAEYQLAENWKSTTLYSFIDENVDRSYQYYTLWSSPTEVQRSVSRFGPISNQFTNIQENINGQFSTGSIKHKLLLGVNYRFSKGTFNYGATPVLDTIDVTKPFAPIRKKQVDAALSQLTWPVPDEQIFSVYASDVISFTDRLSAMLSLRLDNFVQKKLVDVEGYNQTALSPKLGLVYEVVKDQVSLFGNYMNGFQNSGPVNQPDGSLLILKPVYANQYEGGVKVEAFNKKLSTTLSYYNITIDNATRTTPDGFSIQDGKQVSKGLDFEFIANPVEGLNTMIGYAYNDNRIIKSSDETIEGNKASSAPENVVNFWLSYKFQNKLKDLGVGFGGNYVDKQYKFEDESFYVPSYSVYNATVFYDRPTWRIGVKFNNISNKEYWDSYGMAQTPSNILVNLTLKF
- a CDS encoding MFS transporter; its protein translation is MILPFLKKIQNTPRGFRIANTVFFFLSGFGYSSWVSRIPHIKAQLNLSEAEFGTVLFAFPIGLMLTMPFTGRLLNKYSSRYVMLLGAVMFNIVLALPGLAGFVWQLVIILLIFGASRNIFNLSINAQSLEVQKLYPQSIITRFHAVWSIAVFSGAGLGYVMVSRHIAPSHHLLGVSILMMGLTACFYPLSIHNEPVPVKKKFFSMPEKNLIKFAIICFVSMACENTMYDWSGIYFENILHASPNLTSAAFVFFATAVTLGRLFGDYGVMKFGTKRILLYSGILITLGFLTCFLLPFVYPTIFGYVLIGVGVSCVVPLVFGIAGRSSKLSSGSALTSISTIGYLGFLLVPPMVGFISEYLSMKWAFLVMALLGILMIFMVNKIGENE
- a CDS encoding DUF6265 family protein, encoding MFQKITLLMLLLAVVSCQKKESVEKDKIKIADWLIGNWENKSPDGTLTENWTKLNDSTFSGSSYFIKGKDTLHFESIVLAQKGESLTYFATVKGQNDDKSVAFPSTAESDKQLVFENPKHDYPQKITYTKGADNTITAEATGKLQGKLTTERFIMMKK
- a CDS encoding DNA topoisomerase 3, translating into MKVCIAEKPSVAREIASVLGANTKHDGYFEGNGYAVTYTFGHLCTLKEPNDYKPHWKSWDLNNLPMLPEKFETKVVENSGIQKQFKIVKSLFDKAELVINCGDAGQEGELIQRWVMNEANYKGEVQRLWISSLTTEAIKEGFENLKPSENYDNLFYAGFSRAIGDWLLGMNATRLYTVKHGGYKQVLSIGRVQTPTLAMVVDRWKEIENFKPQPYWELQTLYRETLFSYEEGRFLKKEDGELLANKVKESEFEIVSVDKKNGNEYAPKLFDLTGLQVYCNTKFGFSADETLKIVQTLYEQKVVTYPRVDTTFLPNDIYPKVPGILQKLSKYAELTQPLLGKKIKKSPKVFNDKKVTDHHAIIPTGIESNLQFNQQQVYDIITRRFIAVFYDDCLVANTTVIGKAAEVMFKTTGKVILKKGFRVVFEDPNAKEKEADLLPNFVVGEKGPHEPSFLEKETKPPNQFTEATLLRAMETAGKQVDDEDLRELMKENGIGRPSTRANIIETLFKRQYIVRNKKQVLPTPTGIQLIDTIKNELIKSAELTGSWEKQLKDIEKGTYTAGAFIKNMKRMVEALVTEVRSETRHANISHATATQKEIVKVEKKKAAGILAETCPKCQKATLIKGKSAYGCGNYKAGCDFLLPNVFAEKKISENQYLRLVQKGSTVNIKGFKTDEGTVEGLIRFEENYKLKLEVKKTAPKAKPAATADSDALTCPKCKKGTIMKGKTAYGCGDYKLGCDFKVTFDDVRAKLKDQKPTKELVYAILGESV
- a CDS encoding acyltransferase family protein gives rise to the protein MPQTETLKPKQHFEILDGLRGIAAVAIVIFHFMEIVHPPNENFIAHGFLAVDFFFCLSGFVIAYAYHDRIGKMKLTDFFKLRLIRLHPLVVFGSVLGLLAFLFDPFGGHPETYETGKLILIFFASVFLIPFPVMADRYFNIFGLNAPGWSLFWEYVANILYALFLYKLSRRLLFLLTILAAAGICFVSQRAGGSLMGGWSGETFWDGFGRISYSFLAGMLIYRSNWIIKSKLGFIGLSVLLLLAFVLPFSDFNWLTEPLVVVLYFPLLIVLGAGATLAPGFKKLCIFFGKISYPLYMTHYTAMWIFANYYTKYKPETPQLTFIIIAGTIFLVGIAYLTMVFYDIPIRKYLTDRRKKD